From a single Apium graveolens cultivar Ventura chromosome 2, ASM990537v1, whole genome shotgun sequence genomic region:
- the LOC141707075 gene encoding putative choline kinase 3, translating to MGIEILGGLEISKIFGGLSTSSASALDYEYASYNPAAYDHANHFCEMAANYHSETPHILDYNICPASETFMLLALIWRSVKDLYIHI from the exons ATGGGTATAGAGATCTTGGGAGGCCTGGAAATCAGTAAGATCTTTGGAGGCCTCTCAACTTCCTCTGCTTCAGCGCTT GATTATGAGTATGCGAGTTACAATCCTGCTGCCTACGACCATGCTAATCATTTCTGTGAAATGGCAGCTAATTATCACTCTGAGACTCCGCATATTTTAGACTATAATATCTGCCCAG CATCAGAGACTTTTATGTTATTAGCATTGATCTGGAGGAGCGTGAAAGATTTGTACATTCATATCTGA